In the genome of Channa argus isolate prfri chromosome 8, Channa argus male v1.0, whole genome shotgun sequence, the window GAGGTCATAGGTCAAAAAGAGGCGTCCTGGATGACCCTCAAAGATGGAGCTTTGCTGGAGCTCGAGAAGAGTCAGCCTGTATGCGATCAAAGGGTAGATTACTGTGTCATACGTATTATAGCATTTTCATAGTTCAGaatcagcaggaaaaaaaaacatgatctcCTAGTTTGTGTTTGAAATAACAGCTCTATAGGTAAAATATGAGGTAAACGATCAAAACCTGAAGAATTCTCTAAGAGGCCCCTCATGACCGCGGGTCTCCTCTCCACAGAAAGTAATAATGGGGGTCTTCCTGAAGCAGAAGCCCGGCCTCCTCACCGCCTTCAGGGCGCCTTGGAGCACGTCTCTCCGCTTCACCTGGATGTGGATTTCTGCGTCTCGATCCACATTGTCCTGTCTGAAGAGTCCCAGGATCGTGCCCAGGTCTAATGTGAACTGCAAACCAGAGAGATCGAGAGATCAGTTTGACAGACACGAGATGAAAACAGGTCTAcgaagattgttttttttttcaaatgacaaaaaaaaaaaaaaaagaacaaacaaaacaaaaaataatgtgaataaaagTTATAAATAGATATTTATTagcaaactgaaatattttgagtttcacaacaacatattttaaataatatttgaaatagAACAATGCAGGAAAGTTTCAGCAATACATTTTACCTCCTCTGTGCTTCTGCAGACATGACTCTGCTTTTCCAGCTGAGGGTTGGCGCCTTGGAAGCCGTCTGTGCTGGTCTCTAGACCAAACTCTGTTCTGACAAGACATGTACATGGACTTTCAGCTATAGCTTTCCATCCATTTTAGATCCTTTTCTTTTGGCAAGTTTGAAAATCTTTCAAAGCTGTCGTTGCTTTCTCACCTGTTCACTGCAGGTGACATTGAATTCTTTGTTTCTGCCTGGAGAGATCATTACATTTTagaataacaacaaaacataaacagtatgtgaacttttttttttactgcagattAAATTTATAAGAGCTGaaaaagacagcaaaaaaaattaaatcagtaCAAATAAGACTCATCACCTCATTTACAATTATTTGATAacacacattaaataataaGATGATTGACATCCGATTAGCTAGAAATGTGATGTTATTGATTATACTTGCAAGATGATGCATTGAAGTGACAACTATTGATCACGTTGccacaaagcaaaagaaagagatAAAGTTGGCACACGACAGATTCAGCGGTTTACCTGAGGAAAGTCCTGGTGGCTGAAGAGGTACAATGGTCCATGTCCAGAGATCCTCAGTACCTGCTCTCCAGTCCAACCTTCTGCAGGAGTGTCTGGGACAAACAGCACCCTGGAGCCCTGCACACactggaaaaataaacattataataaattatattataattataataaataaacattataaaataaaacaaacaaacaaaaaaacaaaaactgcagttcccgctcagccagacacacacacctgtaggTATGTGAAGGAGAACCTTTGTCCAGCCTGTTTTACAAAATGCCCCCGAAAGAGCATCACCAAGCGACTCGCCATCTGATTGGCAGACCAGCCATAGTCAACGGTGATACGAGACGTCAGTCCCATGGCAGATAGACTTTCTTGTTCTTTACCATGCGGAACCAAGTGTCTGGGGTGGAGAAAAGAGTTTATTAATGTCTTTATGCTGAGAGCTATTCTGATTGTATCAATCAAGTATATTACGACATAATATACAAGGAATGATATTACATACCttactgtaaaaacagatttgatcaaaaataactaatATGTTTTGGACTAAACGGAGAGTGTCTCCAATAATAATGTTCACAGTACCCAATGTAAAGGACTCATCATCTGAGGATCGTGAATCAGATCAGTAAATATCTGAGCATTACATGCTAAGAGTGATGGGATGAACGGGATAACACCTCTCCAGTGTGTTCACCTGTCCAGCTGTGCCATGTAATGTCCTCTGGGTAGACAGATGACATCTTTGACCACCAGTCCTGTCTTCTGTAGAGCCGGCCTCTTCCATTTAAGTCGGGGAGCTTTGTTTGGGGGCGGCTGCGACAGATAGATTTTGATATGCTGATAAGTTATAAGCTCCTGCACAGTTTCTCATTGCAGAATAAAAATCTTAACTAAAATATTATTAGTGGATTTTTAACTGGGAAATTATGCAACAGTTCCaaagatttactgtaaatatagtAGGACACTGGTTCTGTAATTGAACAAAGAACTGGAATTATGTCCATCAACAGAGAATGTATGAAGAATTGTTATAATTTAACAAGTAAAAAAGTGAGTTTCTGAGCTCTGCTATAAGCATTTagcattttcaaatgtttataaGCTCAATTTTCAAATGATCGGAAACtaatttccttgttttgttAACCTGATttttgataaaacaaacaattagaCGAAAGCCTTTTGGATTCCACGGAAAGGaatttgcagtgtgtgtttttcagcatgtactggtatttttaaaaaaaatcctaatcagttaaaaaataaatcagtaaacCTCCTCATAGATTAATCAATACTTGgcctaaaataaatacaagaaaaaaaaacagacaggcaAAACACGTCAAACACAAAAAGCCACTTACTCTTCTTACATGCATGCGTTTGTCTGGAATATGTGTTCTACTGATGATATttaagttttcattattttagatCCATGTGATATTAAATGACCACTTGATAAAACCTGAGGTGACGTACCGGAATCATGATGGAAGAATCATGTGATCTTAACTCGACTAAATCACTTTCATGCACTTTGAAAGGAGGAAATATCTGCGGAGAGGGAGAGTAAAACAAGATGAAAGGAGTCAAAGAAACCTGAAAATTAATATGTTTAAGTCGAAAAATGCAGATATCGAAAACCATGACAAATGAATCCTAACCAACCTCCATTTCTATCTCTATGTCTTCCATGAATTTCAGGACTGGGGTGTGGTGGCCAGTCTCTTGCTTGGCAGGAGGCTCTGTTTTGGTCTTGGTTTTGGTTGGTTGTGGTTGACTGGGTTTGGTCTGGTCCTCAAAAACTGGTTCTTCCTCACAGTCAGGGACCAGAGGATGCTCCAGGTGTCTCTGGGTTCAAAAAAAGGTTTACTGTCAATGACCATATATGAAACCATACATTGATCatgaaaagaaatatataaaattgcaaagatttCCAGGGCATAACTACCTTAGTGTCTGTTTGATTCCAGGGCAACTCAACTTTGTTGgtctataataaaaacaatggcaAATACAATAAGTTGGGGAGCAATCGTTATGTTTTCAATGGCTAAatcacacaaaataacacattcaTACTTGCATACAGAAGTTGCTGGCAGCCTGTTGATACCCTGCTTTCCTCACTTCTAATCATTTTGCAAATGGTCTACAactatatagcacttttctacctattggtactcaaagctttacacattcacccatttacacacacacacacacacaccgggagaaactaagttggggttcagtgtctcgctcaaggacactttgacatgtaaccctagcagccagggatcgaaccaacaactgtgggattgatggacgaccgctttacctcctgcaccacagtcgcctcAGTTCTGTAATGTATAGATTCCCAAATAAGCCTTAGGAGCATAGGCTTTAGTTGAAAGTATTAGAGCTTAGGCACAagatgcaaaaagacaaaaaaaaaaaggggacacaaaatgactaaacagtgtaactgaaaagaaaaactcaagtCAAATGATACATTAAATaactaaagagaaaaacaaaagacacgCAAAACAACATTAAgagctaaaatattttttaaaggcaaaaacaaaatcaaacaaacaaaaagagataaaaagcGGGAGGGGGGGGACCAAAccaaccaaaatgaaaaaaaaagatcaaaaatgaccaaaagacCAATAAGAGACAAAAGAAGACGAAGGCAAAACACACAAGTTGACTACTGAAGATGCCTGTAGTTACATGTGACTTGTTCTAGGTGATTTGTCTCAAATGTCCCTCAGTTGGGCGTCTTAGGTGTGTTCTCATGATCCATCCATGTATTAAATCCCCTTTGACCGGTTTAGCCACAGTAACACATCAAAAGCCATTTTCTGCTCCCCTACTACTGCTCTAGTGGCATCTGACTGCAAGTATTTCATCAGGGGCTGCAGGATATTAGCAGTGAgaacatgtgtgcacacatccaTCCTTTTCATACATAATTAAAGTCTTTTAATTGTGATTGTAAATCAAGCTAAAGACAGTGAAGACTCACCTGGTGAAAGCTgtgttcttcctcttcctcctgtgttAATATCACCACACAGGGCTCCTCTGAAGACAGCAGATCCATTTCAATGTGCTCTGTGATGGCCAGCAATGCCACCTTCCTCTCACCAGACTTCATCCTCGACTTCTCCCCTCTGACCTTCAGTTGTTGTCTTTAGATCTCTGCCCTGGCTTTCGCCTGAGCTTCTCCTCCgttcttctttatttttacctccctccctctttatTGATCTCATGCTTAGTACAGCTTCATGTTCCCTCCCCAGGTCCCCCACAAACAGCCGAACCTCCAAGTTTTCCTTGGCTGATGGAGGCCCCACACAGAAGTCTAAACAGTCGAGCTTCATTACCTCAAGCTGGGATCTATCAGAGGCTAAAactgtgattggctgagagTTCAGCTGTCAGGCTGTGATTGGTTGTGTGGACACTGTAGATACTCTCATAAAAAGACTCAGATTGGTTCGGTAGTatctcattaattttaaaatctcaGCTTGAGTACTTCAATAATGTGCTCCACACAATGAATGCAAGTGTTCAGAAGAGTGTTTTCATCAGGAAGtgaacagacaaacacacacccactgcCATTAATCACCCACTCTTCACACATTGtctgcaaacttttttttatcagtagGTGATCAGATGATTGAATCACTTAACTGATCTCTTagcttttttttgtcaaaacttgTTTTCACCCAAAACAAGGATAGAAAATTAAAGGGGATTTTAATAAACCCTAAATTTGGATATGAAGGTCTCTAAAAAGGAGTACAAGGAGAATTGGAGTCAAGTCAAATTGCATCACATTGAATTGTTTTATTCAGTGCTTTATTCAACTGCATTCATTCTTCTGACACGTGTGACTTAGCAACTAGAGTCCATTATAAATACAATTGTCATACCACTTATTATTGGTGTCTTTCCAGTTAATGTTCTGATACAAAAATGGCAGATAAGTAATTTGTCCATTAAAAAGTATATCTTTCATGCTTTAGTAACAGTAAACTACCTGTACTATCTAATCTTGTTACAGTATTATTAGATTGTTTATTTTCTAGTGAAACAAAGTCAGAATTGAAAACTGTTCAAATCCACATCTTATTTCTGTAGTGATGTTACAAAACCACAGCCTGAAGCATCTGCAATCAATATGCCCGTCAACTAAAGCATtccatttctttgtctttggactgtgttCTCTGTGTGAAACTGAATACCTATTCCTTCTCAAGCTAGATAAGGCCGTATAAAAGCATGACAGATGGACGTTTTGAGTAATGTATTGGCCATGATAGTTGTATATGGCAGATTGTCTGATTGAATGTGTTATCTGTGGAGATGAAACTACAGTTGTTTGAGAAGAACATGCAGTGGATCTGCAATGGCTAATTTATGCATAAGACATTATCAGAAAGATGAAGTTGAATGGTGGGAAGATTGCGATGCAGAACAGCTCACAATAGGtatgatatttaaaaacacacaaattaaaaaaaaaatggcacaaaacCCACCAACAAAAGAGAGGGTTGGGGACCTTTTCTGTGCCCATGTGCCAATCTTCTCATCCCCGTCtatgcaaacaaagaaaatctgcCTTTTTAGTGTGGCCTACCCCTGGACTTAACAGTGACGCTGTGGAGTGACCTTCAGAGAGCTCTTCATACCAGATCCTAAGACTATGTCTGAGCTGAAGAATCgtccaaaattcctcctgaacatTGTGCACATTTAAATCAAAGCTACAGGGAAGGGCTTGAGTGAAGTTGTTGCCAAAGAAGGTTCAAGCAGTTTTTAAATCCAAGCGTCACATACTTTTTCCACCAGcactttgaaatgtttaatagGTGTGTTCAGTAGAAATTATATTTGCAGTGTTATTAGCTTAAGCATCGttggtttaaaatgttacataaagtataataaattaaaaagtcattTATGTACAAATCAATCAATCCACTATATAGATtttgcttgaaagtttgtgaactcTTTAGAATTCAGTCTCTGAATTAATGCACTAAAATATGATCAAGTTaaccaaattaaacaaatgtgaccAAACTTACATGTATGAATCCATTTATTGTGGAAAGCTGTTTAATCTGTTTGAATCAATGGGGAGACAATCAGATTGTACAAGAGAAATGCAGGTCTTCACTATCAAGGTCGAATTTAGACACCACAGGTTTAAAGAAGTTTGTCAGGGGTCAAAGTTCTGACGTCaatcccacaaaaaaaaaatattatgcaaGGAGAAATGCGCTAATATGTCTCTGAGCGGATGTGTCGCTCAAGGTTGAAGTGGACAATTTTTGCCACTGTATAAACAATAAGTGTATTGgtttttcctcatttgtttaattttcttatttagGATATTAAGCAGAAATATAGAAAGTTCTtaagggttcacaaactttaaaGCGCCACTGTATCCTGTACTCAGGCCACCATGTGTCTCTGGGTGCATGTCAACAGGTGAGGCAGGAAGTACGAGGCCGAGCCGTCATCAGGTATTAGCTCCAAGAACTCGGCGGGGCttgtctccatggcaaccacGACCAGCGTCTCTGTTGGCACATAAATGAGTCAAGTTAAAcccaaatgaaaataatgttaatgtttgacAATCTCTGCTTTGAGGTCCAGTAGAAATAACAGATCAAACTAAAGTTGTTATTCCAGACAAACGCATCATAACCGGTGTAAAGTCTTGATGTGAGAAGTTCAGTATCAGCGTCAGTCTACCTGTGTCTCATTATCTCGGATGCAGAGATATAACAAACATAACATCCTCATAAAACAATACACCAAACCACAGTACAGATCCTTTTTAGAAATGACCTAGATTTCATCCCTGACTAAATGAAGCTTAGCTAAACAAAAGAGGCACCTTTTAATTTCTGGGCCTTGGAATGACTTAAGTCTTAAATCAAAGAATTATAAGATCCTCCACTGCCCTCTCCTTTATGTGAAAAAACCTTTGTCatgacacagacaaaaataattattactcCTTGTGTGTCTGGTGTGTTCTATTAGTTTTTTCCTAACTTTCCTGAAAGTTTATTAAAGCATGACTTGGTTAATCAAATCCACAATTTGAATAAAACCTTATCAACTTGGGATCTTCAGTGACCTCCGACAGGTAGATTTGCCCTCGACACCCTCACAAAGACCAGATcctacctttctgaatatgtGACCCTCCTCCTCGTGATAGCACTGGTCCCGTCTTATTTTGGGTACTGCGGTGCCCTGCTGACGGGGCTGACGGGGTTGTGCGGCTACCAGCCGCACAACCTACAGAATGTCTCATATTTGATCCGCCAAACGGCAGACATCACTCCAAGGGCATCCAGTGGCCgcctgcatcaggttcaaagctctgacacCCACCTGCACAATGCTCAAGGCAACAGTCCTTACTACCTAAACACCACCTTCCAGGTccacaatccctcccacccactgtaCTGTGACCAGCACTCTGGCACCTAGTGGTCTCAGGGTCAAGCTACCCGACTCTGCATGCTAAGCAATTCATTTAAATCTGAAAATACTGGAATCAATGCAAATTGATGTCCAGCTGACCAATGTGCAAGTCAATCAACTGAACAAGGTCATCATGTGAGAAACAAACGATTTGTAGCGAGCGTCTggcctgctgctgctttggAAACATGGACTGTGTTAAGGAAAAGATTGTACCTTGAAGAGCATTCAATAGGATGCTGTTATTGGCAGCAGCTCTCGTCCGGTTACAAAGCTCAGGGAGCAGCTTCTGCCACCACATCGACTGTGGAAAGAAGAGAACCAGACAAACTGCGTAACAATTTGAGAAAAATTGGTTATAAAGTAAACTTAAGATACAGCCATGATACCGGATAAAGGCACAGACCATATGTTTGTCTTGTAACTGGTGATTGGCGTAGGCTATAATGGCCTGAGGACACCTGTCCAGCAGCTTATCGATGCTGCTGTCATACTGCCCCCTTCTGGTGGCACAGAGGAGGTGCAGGCTGAAGCCCCATAGGGTTTCCTCTGTCAGACGCTCAAGCAGGGGCGTGACAGCACCCATGGACAGAGACGGTCCACACAGGAGAGACTGCACAGACAGGCGAACACGAGAACAAAGACtattaaaatcatttatatatattctGCACATGAATATGCACTTCTGGTTATATGCAACTGGGTCTTGTTGTATGTGAATTAGTCAAATTAGTCATTCAGGCTGTTTTCAAGTCctgattaaaaactgaaaacacctTAAAAGAACAGTGCCTGTTCTTAATTACAACTTATTTGTGGgtaacatgaaaaacaaattacctGCAGTTTGTGTAACACCTCCAGGTGTTGGAAGTTGGTGGTGTAAGCTGGACTAAGGACTGTGAGCCACGGATACAAAGCACCGTAGTGGGAGCACGAGTTGATCTGAAAAAAGACATTGAGGCATCTCAGGGCATTTTCAACCCTGTGATATGTTTGTTGCAAATATGGTCAGTTGGTGACCAGGGACCAGttaaaagcagcagagcagcttcTCACAAGAGCCGACAAACATGGAATTTAAAATTTAGCATATAAATGTCCATTGGAAGCTAAAAAAGGATATGAACATATTTTCATTCTTACATTGACAGCAGCAAAATAGTCCTTCATGATGGAATTTACACTGAACTTAAATTCCAACTCTGATACTAAACTGTTCTGTGTCATTTCCTTTTGCAGGTAAACATTGGGGTCACGAGGTGTGTGTCCAGTGATCTGAGAATGTGATTGGTGGAGGAGTTTATTCATATGGTTTTGAAAATAAAGGTACACCAGTGATACAGGTTAATGGATCTGGTGAGGGCACGCAAACGTAAAGACGTTCTGTTCTGCGCCGGTGaatatttcaaagtaaaaaaactgcTATAACTGTGTTCACAACCATGATCACATGCTGAATGCATGGACAACACAGCGTAACACACAGCGTAACACTTTGTAAAGAGCTGTTtaactgaaacacaaaaacagagtttGTTGGAGCTGGACCACAGTGAGCTAAGGGTCTTGGTGCAGTTTGAGAAGGAGCTTAGTAACTAAGAGTTGAGTCTACGTGTACTAATTTCTGAAAAGAACACAATATTTATACAATTATAGTAATTTGCAACTAGAATAAAGTTTAGCAAAATACAATACACAAAGCTTCCAACCGGGtccaacaatacattttaagaaaagctGGAATCTGGATTAATTAGGTTTCAATGTTTCAATATTGTATATTTGAGGAGAATGCACGCAGCTATGAAACAAAGTATCTACTGTACCAGATCGTCGGCGCACTTCAACGACCTGTGTTTCGAAGCTGTGCGTGAAGCGCTGAAGTGTGTatctgagtttgtgtttgtcagtcgTTCAATGTAGACAGATGCCAATCGGAACAGAAGCTCCTGGATGACGGCTTCCTGCGAAGAGGCCATGAGCATCGCCTCCCAGAAATCCACCTGCAGGCAGTTCTCACAGCCCAGCTCCTGGgcgtacaaacacacattctgcatgcttttattgctgttatttGAAGAAGTACAGGTACATGCAGTAGGTTTGATCATATTACACAAAATGAGGACAATGTGTTCACTCTATGAGCTTTTCTGCTTAAATCAAGCCTGGTGACCAATGTCACAAATCTGCAAGTTGAATTCGTAAAACACATCCACACCTTGAATATGTGATCAGCCTGTTCAAGCTGGACTTTGCTGTTCTCATGCAGAGCTACTATGGCAGCCACCAGCAGTCCAGGCTGGGACTTTGCCAGCTCCTGAGTCAACGCTGTGGGATGGATGAGTGTGTGCAGGCCTCCACCCACGCCGTGAAGCAGCAGCCTCGGCTCCTCGATGAATCCGTACACCAGCTGCATCTGAGCACATTGGTGATCAATTGTAGAAAAAATACGTTTAAAAAAGTAAACGAATCTCTTCATAAACATGTTGTGTCCCTCTAACCTCAGTGTGTCTCCCCATCAGCTGTGTGTACTCCGGCAGGTTGTTCAAACGCAGCATCATGGTTGCCATAGTGATTGTCAGGGGAACCGACACGCCGGCTGTGTTCTCCAGATGTTGTAAAATTTGCAGTGTCCTGGCAGGACTGAGGTTTATCATGGGCGGACtggcacacacactgatgagctCTGAGGGCTCCGATTTGCTGAATATCTCTATGACCTCATTGGCTGTTTCCTGTAGGAACAGaatatatttttgtcatgtATCATATTTCTAATGATGCATCATTCCGCAGtattattttgtttgcaaaatataaagtgcactttttgttttaagtcaAGAAGCACATTTTAAGTCAACATCTTAATTTAGCGAGAAGTCGGAAAACCCGATCAGGGTGTAAAACTTTTCGTACCTGCCCGAGGCTCTGCTCCGTTTCTTCTAACAGATAATGCTTCAGATAAAACAGGAAGCCGGGGCCATAGGAGTGAGGGCTACTGGGAAGCGGGTGATTCCTCGACAAGACCTCTGCGACTGACAGGCCAGACATCCTGTAGTACGGCAAAGCCAGGTGGCAGTCTTTCTGGCTGCTCCTGATAGAAGAGGTTTTAGTGAttcaaaagaaaactaaaacacCATCTGTGATCGATATTATgacatattttgaaatatatgtAATCTGGTGTCTTTGTCTATCTTTATCATCAACTTTCTGATGTCTTACTCATTTCTTATTTGTCTAAGTATGAATTAATATGGCCTTATCACCAATAATGCCAAATATAGAATATCCTTTTTCATTGTGActcttttataattattattattattattattattattattattattattattattattattattattattattattatatctgcTTATTGtatctaaaattaaaaacataaaaatatagtaGAATAATTTATGAAGCATGAATACCAAACATTCTCCGTTCTGATTTTCCTGCTGTTGCAACTTTATATCACTGTAAATCCAATATTATTGGGTTTTGGATGGTTGATTAGACAAAACTGCCATTTGAAgatggaaattttaaaaagattacCAGTAGTTAATTAACAGTGATTAACAGTGATAACCACAACAAAAGCGTTGTGTTAACGAGAAATTAAATAGTCATTTgtgggaaaggaaagaaaattgaACATAGTAGTAAAAAATGTGCATAACTACAAAGCTGAAttctatattaaaaatgtgaagcTCTAAATGTTGCCGATATATTAATTGCTCCACTATTACATCAATCAATTGCAGTGATGTAAGGGAACCGGAGTCCATAGACTCACTGGCTGAattgtgtggaggtgtgtgtgcagtatGTGCTACCTGCTGAAACAGTCTCCCAGATGTGCACAGTTCTGCCTCAGTGCCTCCTCCAgttcttgtctgtctgtccctACACGTGTCTGTTTCTCTGGTTGTCCGTCtgcatctgtctgcagagacacTGCAGGGTCACAATCCCTGTTCTGTTGCCGCCCTGATATTTGGAGCAAGGCGCTGCGTAGGAGTAGGTGAGCTTCGCTGAGGAGGTGTCGAAGGCTTTGGCCCTGCGGGTTGGTCTCTGCGTATCGCTGACTGTATTCAACCTGCAACACAAGGTGTGTGCAGGCTCATAAGTATTTACAGATGCAATTTGTCTCCTATCAGCAAATTTCTGACCATTTAATActaaaatgtaaacaagcaAAACCATCTGCCATTGCATTAACACAAATTCCTGTCTGTTTTCAAAAGTTCTTAAAAAAATTCTTACTGCGCTGcaaattaatcttttttaaaataaaattcaaagcaTCAATTAAAGACAAACTGATTGAATAAGGCACTGTATTGATTCTCAATACAAATGGATGATACGTGTTgatagctttttttattttgtacttttttttcatctgtacattcttttatttttgcacatgtaatgtactttactttattcttttctgttggtatttctttttatatcacGACCATCATTAATGATGgactccttcttttcctttgggttgttccctttcaggggtctccacagcgaatcatgtgcctccatctaactctgtcctctgcatcctcttctctcacaccaactaacttcatgtcctctctcactacatccataaatctcctctttcctcttcctctagacctcctgcctggcagctccaacctcagcatctttctaccaatatattcacagtttctcctctgaacatgtccaaaccacctcaatctggcctctctgactttgtctccaacacatctaacatgagctgtccctctgatgtcctcattcctgatcctgtccatcctcatctctcccaaagagaacctcaacatcttaagctctgctacctccagctctgcctcctgtcttttcttcagtgccactgtctctaagccgaacaacattgctggtctcaccaccttcttgaacacctttccgtTCATTCTCACTAATACTCTTTTATcccacaacacacctgacacttttctccacctgttccaacctgcctgcactcgcctcttctccacactctccgttgatGTGGAACGTTGACCTGCACCTTCTtcccctctgctccctgtaacctcaatCATTATTAACTCTGCACACActgtaataatacaaaaatactcAACAGTCAAAAATAGACAATTGATTGAGACTGTAGTTGGTTTTTGGTACAATAGGAAATAAAGTGGACGTACCATTTCTCGGTAGAGAGTGAGCGGGGAGACTGTGTCGACCACATACAGGTTCCAACCGTGTCCTGTTGCACTGGTTTGTTTGGGAGAAGACATTGtccacttcctgctcctggGGTCAGAAGTCACACAGAGTGTTAACAATGCTGTTACTTGACCTTCATGTTCCCtcatttgttctttgtgtggATGGATTTTCAAATACACAC includes:
- the hps3 gene encoding Hermansky-Pudlak syndrome 3 protein isoform X5, which encodes MVHVYNCHPFASQQIVQVEQEPGLVCCGGGALFVVASGGCKVEAYSLEQEGCPLICRFATMGTVKSILHSNIGDYLVTIEEKNSATYLRAYTNWRYQAEEKARVGVRLLGHLLRGVSMRGGEQMEIIEIPLSERPLAVACCYVTGDLLVGCQNTLVLFTLRRENQQNLQNQSQQTAQSPVPNIQQSSSQNQGLLSGSNLNFSILDFERSVILHLPKMTPKQVALCVGYIAVLADLEVLVLKVDASSEPKTLEESPDSNNMADDLEDQTDFLLIPRHQELLGDRAQDCDIPVSIEKTGLEDAGQYTLSYVLFRRFTPEFFQGCSVEETQLHSLQLHPLFTSNQSVSLEEPACVFCFFSLPTAGYLYSLRGGVELLSTYQYPEKVLEAVLTDHLLHVITRNALQCFTVRCAAVAARIEDPYIDTTMRACPPCSLEVCALRMQLFIGLRSVCVYNHHVVLFSTADTETPEETERNNQRRSMSRKWTMSSPKQTSATGHGWNLYVVDTVSPLTLYREMGAEGKKVQVNVPHQRRVWRRGECRQVGTGGEKCQVEYSQRYAETNPQGQSLRHLLSEAHLLLRSALLQISGRQQNRDCDPAVSLQTDADGQPEKQTRVGTDRQELEEALRQNCAHLGDCFSRSSQKDCHLALPYYRMSGLSVAEVLSRNHPLPSSPHSYGPGFLFYLKHYLLEETEQSLGQETANEVIEIFSKSEPSELISVCASPPMINLSPARTLQILQHLENTAGVSVPLTITMATMMLRLNNLPEYTQLMGRHTEMQLVYGFIEEPRLLLHGVGGGLHTLIHPTALTQELAKSQPGLLVAAIVALHENSKVQLEQADHIFKELGCENCLQVDFWEAMLMASSQEAVIQELLFRLASVYIERLTNTNSDTHFSASRTASKHRSLKCADDLINSCSHYGALYPWLTVLSPAYTTNFQHLEVLHKLQSLLCGPSLSMGAVTPLLERLTEETLWGFSLHLLCATRRGQYDSSIDKLLDRCPQAIIAYANHQLQDKHMSMWWQKLLPELCNRTRAAANNSILLNALQETLVVVAMETSPAEFLELIPDDGSASYFLPHLLTCTQRHMVA
- the hps3 gene encoding Hermansky-Pudlak syndrome 3 protein isoform X4 translates to MVHVYNCHPFASQQIVQVEQEPGLVCCGGGALFVVASGGCKVEAYSLEQEGCPLICRFATMGTVKSILHSNIGDYLVTIEEKNSATYLRAYTNWRYQAEEKARVGVRLLGHLLRGVSMRGGEQMEIIEIPLSERPLAVACCYVTGDLLVGCQNTLVLFTLRRENQQNLQNQSQQTAQSPVPNIQQSSSQNQGLLSGSNLNFSILDFERSVILHLPKMTPKQVALCVGYIAVLADLEVLVLKVDASSEPKTLEESPDSNNMADDLEDQTDFLLIPRHQELLGDRAQDCDIPVSIEKTGLEDAGQYTLSYVLFRRFTPEFFQGCSVEETQLHSLQLHPLFTSNQSVSLEEPACVFCFFSLPTAGYLYSLRGGVELLSTYQYPEKVLEAVLTDHLLHVITRNALQCFTVRCAAVAARIEDPYIDTTMRACPPCSLEVCALRMQLFIGLRSVCVYNHHVVLFSTADTETPEETERNNQRRSIELKEHTMLTGVFLAVGIDPATMPALESLLSHHILSRKWTMSSPKQTSATGHGWNLYVVDTVSPLTLYREMVEYSQRYAETNPQGQSLRHLLSEAHLLLRSALLQISGRQQNRDCDPAVSLQTDADGQPEKQTRVGTDRQELEEALRQNCAHLGDCFSRSSQKDCHLALPYYRMSGLSVAEVLSRNHPLPSSPHSYGPGFLFYLKHYLLEETEQSLGQETANEVIEIFSKSEPSELISVCASPPMINLSPARTLQILQHLENTAGVSVPLTITMATMMLRLNNLPEYTQLMGRHTEMQLVYGFIEEPRLLLHGVGGGLHTLIHPTALTQELAKSQPGLLVAAIVALHENSKVQLEQADHIFKELGCENCLQVDFWEAMLMASSQEAVIQELLFRLASVYIERLTNTNSDTHFSASRTASKHRSLKCADDLINSCSHYGALYPWLTVLSPAYTTNFQHLEVLHKLQSLLCGPSLSMGAVTPLLERLTEETLWGFSLHLLCATRRGQYDSSIDKLLDRCPQAIIAYANHQLQDKHMSMWWQKLLPELCNRTRAAANNSILLNALQETLVVVAMETSPAEFLELIPDDGSASYFLPHLLTCTQRHMVA